The proteins below come from a single Halobacteriovorax sp. DA5 genomic window:
- a CDS encoding sigma-54-dependent Fis family transcriptional regulator, with the protein MTIEMKKESTKIENLLSTLLTTLDEQVFFSELSKFFKSEIVCDEIIVNLAHEDGSCRMVAKDARAVKNAQRISKGLGAVGHVIKTKRAYFSNNVQRDPLFASTKTEVSHSELCVPMIIDGVIIGTISFKGNSEEVNFKKEDINMVIDSLNSIQKPLKNMKMYLSAKFLNESLKQKIEEKEIELKNSVPGVTLSRSTTQEKEIIGKSEIMQELLVAVDRVAASDVNSYMAGETGVGKEMIARRIHCRSERKNHAFIVVDCSMGNDEYLESEIFGKEEVDAVRGFRIKKGALEAANGGTIFINNIDKMPVKVQARLMSFINDLAYSRVGTHEKLRSNVRIIAASSLNMKESVALGTFREDLFYNLSTIGLRIPSLRERKSDIEILANHFLNLGKLPEAQKSMSPGVVKLLEDYNWPGNVRELHSIMERAYVLSPGMIVERDHLADSIKVEQAEINEEKEEIRIFREMTLGEIEREHICQTLDHLGGNKTKTAKVLGITVKTLYNKLHSYGMIEAKEA; encoded by the coding sequence ATGACAATCGAAATGAAAAAAGAATCAACAAAAATTGAAAATCTACTGTCTACACTTCTTACAACTTTAGATGAGCAGGTTTTCTTTTCTGAACTATCAAAATTCTTTAAATCAGAAATCGTTTGTGATGAAATCATCGTAAACCTTGCACACGAAGACGGAAGCTGTCGCATGGTTGCTAAAGATGCTCGCGCTGTAAAGAACGCACAAAGAATTTCAAAAGGTCTTGGTGCAGTAGGACACGTAATCAAAACTAAGCGTGCTTACTTCTCAAACAACGTACAAAGAGATCCTCTATTTGCTTCGACAAAAACAGAAGTATCTCACTCTGAACTGTGTGTTCCAATGATCATCGATGGTGTAATCATCGGTACTATTTCTTTCAAAGGAAATAGCGAAGAAGTTAACTTTAAGAAAGAAGACATTAACATGGTTATCGATAGCCTAAACTCTATCCAAAAGCCACTTAAGAATATGAAAATGTATCTATCTGCTAAGTTCCTTAACGAATCACTAAAGCAGAAGATCGAAGAAAAAGAAATTGAACTAAAGAACTCTGTACCAGGTGTTACTCTATCTCGCTCAACAACTCAGGAGAAAGAGATCATCGGTAAGTCTGAAATTATGCAAGAGCTTCTAGTTGCAGTTGATCGTGTAGCTGCATCAGATGTTAACTCTTACATGGCAGGTGAGACTGGTGTTGGTAAAGAGATGATCGCTAGAAGAATTCACTGTCGTTCAGAGAGAAAGAATCACGCTTTCATCGTAGTTGACTGTTCAATGGGTAACGATGAGTACCTAGAATCAGAAATCTTCGGAAAAGAAGAAGTTGATGCTGTAAGAGGTTTCAGAATTAAAAAAGGTGCTCTAGAAGCAGCGAATGGTGGAACAATCTTCATTAACAATATTGATAAAATGCCAGTTAAAGTACAGGCAAGATTAATGAGCTTTATCAACGACCTTGCTTACTCAAGAGTTGGAACTCATGAAAAACTAAGATCAAACGTAAGAATTATTGCAGCTTCTTCTCTAAACATGAAAGAAAGTGTTGCACTAGGAACTTTTAGAGAAGACCTATTCTACAACCTATCAACAATTGGTTTAAGAATTCCTTCACTAAGAGAGAGAAAGTCAGATATTGAAATTCTAGCTAACCACTTCCTTAACTTAGGAAAGTTACCAGAAGCTCAAAAGTCTATGTCTCCAGGTGTTGTTAAGCTTCTTGAAGACTACAACTGGCCAGGAAACGTAAGAGAACTTCACTCAATCATGGAAAGAGCATATGTTCTATCTCCAGGAATGATTGTTGAAAGAGATCACCTTGCAGATAGCATTAAAGTTGAGCAAGCTGAAATTAATGAAGAAAAAGAAGAAATTAGAATTTTTAGAGAAATGACGCTAGGAGAAATTGAGAGAGAACATATCTGTCAAACTCTAGATCACCTAGGTGGTAACAAGACTAAAACAGCTAAGGTTCTTGGAATTACAGTTAAGACTCTTTATAACAAGCTGCACAGCTACGGTATGATTGAAGCAAAAGAAGCTTAA
- a CDS encoding PD40 domain-containing protein has translation MKYLVFLLICFKVIADGGLTVVSVGDAEVVKESLLVEKIFSEGVFTPNEVEQSENYINIVRNDFKFYQNYFNVLPRRISQTSFDNVRFTNYKTKETNFLVRFKIIRSATQTTLSYKLWNIAAEQELISKSIPYDANDRAAIHAVSDEIYRAIVGKPSIFKDKIVFVSDYKMPDGKKELFMMDFDGANPKRLTWHNGVVLSPAVSHDGSKIVYSLIDESVKGAKKNVNLMLYDVATKKTSILSKRQGINSGAIFTNNGDEIILTLSHQGNAELYRMNLNTRAITRLTKSYAPDVDPSLSADGSILTFLSGRPGKPMIYTMDPGGLEKNVKRISYVGKYNATPRFHPSASEIVFSSWLDNRFDLFKVGSDGQNLVRLTKDFGSNEDPEYSKDGQFIIFTSLRVLSQSKATQSVYIMDTWGKILGPLTSNFGKCTSGRWLKSL, from the coding sequence ATGAAGTATTTAGTTTTTTTACTTATATGTTTTAAGGTTATTGCTGATGGTGGACTGACTGTCGTCTCTGTAGGAGATGCTGAAGTTGTTAAAGAAAGCTTATTAGTTGAAAAAATATTCTCTGAAGGAGTTTTTACACCTAATGAAGTCGAGCAGTCAGAGAACTACATCAATATTGTAAGAAATGACTTTAAGTTTTATCAGAATTATTTCAACGTTCTGCCACGTCGTATCTCTCAGACATCTTTTGATAATGTACGATTTACAAATTATAAAACGAAAGAAACGAACTTCTTAGTTCGATTTAAGATTATTAGAAGTGCAACGCAAACGACATTATCGTATAAGCTTTGGAATATCGCTGCGGAACAAGAGCTTATATCAAAGTCGATTCCTTATGATGCCAATGATCGAGCTGCCATTCACGCTGTTTCAGATGAGATTTATCGTGCAATAGTAGGCAAGCCTTCTATCTTCAAAGATAAGATTGTTTTCGTTTCTGATTATAAAATGCCAGATGGTAAGAAAGAACTATTCATGATGGATTTTGATGGTGCCAATCCAAAGAGATTAACATGGCACAATGGTGTTGTACTTTCTCCTGCGGTTTCACACGATGGATCTAAAATCGTTTACAGTTTGATTGATGAGTCAGTTAAAGGAGCAAAGAAGAACGTCAACCTAATGCTCTATGATGTAGCAACTAAGAAAACTAGTATTCTATCAAAGAGGCAAGGGATTAACTCTGGTGCAATCTTTACGAATAATGGTGATGAAATTATTCTTACGCTATCACATCAAGGTAATGCTGAGCTTTACCGTATGAACTTAAACACTCGTGCGATCACACGCCTAACGAAAAGCTATGCTCCTGACGTTGATCCATCACTTAGTGCGGATGGTTCAATCCTAACGTTCTTATCGGGAAGACCTGGGAAGCCAATGATCTACACAATGGATCCAGGTGGACTAGAGAAGAATGTGAAGCGTATTAGTTATGTCGGTAAATACAATGCAACTCCACGTTTTCACCCAAGTGCTTCAGAAATTGTTTTCTCAAGCTGGTTAGATAATCGTTTTGATCTCTTTAAGGTTGGTTCTGATGGCCAAAATCTCGTTAGATTAACAAAAGATTTCGGTTCAAATGAGGATCCAGAGTATTCAAAAGATGGACAGTTCATTATTTTTACAAGTTTGAGGGTTCTTTCACAGTCTAAGGCCACTCAAAGTGTCTATATTATGGACACTTGGGGTAAAATCCTAGGGCCACTGACCTCAAATTTCGGAAAGTGTACAAGTGGTAGATGGCTTAAGTCATTATAA
- a CDS encoding MotA/TolQ/ExbB proton channel family protein produces the protein MEGHNLDIFQILLDSSIVVKLDLLLLIAASVLSWTIIFQKRSLFNKTEKANREFKTFFSGVNSLEEAYHDAQTIEDSPLRRLFLSGYRELKKTEIALGENYGLIKEHYSSIANQSMERALSNEAVEVDQQMSNGLTTLASIGSITPFVGLFGTVWGIIDSFSGLASGGATLETVAPGIAEALVATAVGLVAAIPATWYFNKFGQRRNKLKEQLHIFGNQFINEVERYISSKS, from the coding sequence GTGGAAGGTCATAATTTAGATATTTTCCAAATCCTTTTAGATTCAAGCATTGTTGTTAAGTTAGACTTACTTCTTTTAATCGCGGCATCTGTGCTTTCTTGGACTATTATTTTTCAAAAGAGATCACTCTTTAATAAAACAGAAAAGGCCAATCGTGAGTTCAAAACATTCTTTAGTGGTGTTAACTCGTTAGAGGAGGCTTATCATGATGCTCAAACAATTGAAGATAGTCCTTTAAGGAGACTATTTCTTTCAGGTTATAGAGAACTTAAAAAAACAGAAATTGCTTTAGGTGAAAACTATGGACTTATTAAAGAACATTATTCGTCTATTGCGAACCAATCAATGGAGCGTGCTCTATCAAACGAGGCAGTTGAAGTTGATCAGCAAATGAGCAATGGGCTAACAACTCTTGCTTCAATTGGCTCGATTACACCATTTGTTGGGTTATTTGGAACAGTTTGGGGGATCATTGATTCATTCTCTGGACTTGCAAGCGGTGGAGCAACTCTTGAAACAGTTGCTCCAGGTATTGCAGAAGCACTTGTTGCAACTGCAGTTGGTCTCGTTGCTGCAATTCCTGCAACTTGGTATTTTAATAAATTTGGACAAAGAAGAAATAAGTTAAAAGAACAACTTCATATTTTTGGTAATCAATTTATCAACGAAGTTGAAAGATATATTTCTTCAAAATCATAA
- the rlmN gene encoding 23S rRNA (adenine(2503)-C(2))-methyltransferase RlmN, whose product MQKQLFYSLSPKSLKSFLVENGQKAFVANQILQWVYEKHEYNPEGWSNISKNLKELLEENFDFTLPKIVWNGLSKDGTRKFLVAMRDGKTVETVMIPARSNRKTLCVSSQVGCAIGCTFCHTGTMGLMRHLEAGEIIGQFLAVTKFLRENVGPEERLSNVVFMGQGEPLHNFEQVKAATELMVDEKALGLSQRRVTISTSGLVPAIKKLEEFPPVNIAISLHAAHNEIRTELMPINKAYDLDRLLTAIKEIPLKAHRYITYEYLLIDQYNDRAEDVDALLKLLPKKVSKVNLIPFNEYPESNFKRPSVSRINWFKNQLDNGGITTTIRTTKGSDILAACGQLKSELEKDLNLWK is encoded by the coding sequence ATGCAAAAGCAGCTTTTTTACTCGCTTTCACCTAAGTCTTTGAAATCATTCCTCGTTGAGAATGGTCAGAAGGCTTTTGTAGCAAATCAAATTCTTCAATGGGTCTATGAAAAACACGAATATAATCCTGAGGGATGGTCAAATATTTCTAAGAATCTTAAAGAGCTCTTAGAGGAAAACTTTGATTTTACACTTCCTAAAATTGTTTGGAATGGACTATCAAAAGATGGAACGAGAAAGTTTCTTGTGGCCATGAGAGATGGGAAAACTGTTGAAACAGTTATGATCCCAGCTCGTTCAAATCGCAAGACACTTTGTGTATCATCACAAGTTGGTTGTGCTATTGGTTGTACATTTTGTCATACTGGTACAATGGGACTTATGCGCCACCTTGAAGCAGGGGAGATCATTGGACAATTCCTTGCCGTAACTAAGTTCCTAAGAGAAAACGTTGGACCTGAAGAAAGACTTTCAAATGTTGTATTCATGGGTCAAGGAGAGCCTCTTCATAACTTTGAACAAGTAAAGGCCGCAACAGAGCTTATGGTTGATGAAAAGGCATTAGGTCTTTCTCAAAGACGAGTGACGATCTCAACATCGGGACTAGTACCGGCTATCAAGAAATTAGAAGAGTTTCCACCTGTTAATATCGCAATCTCACTTCATGCAGCTCACAATGAAATTCGTACAGAACTTATGCCAATCAATAAGGCGTATGATCTCGATAGACTTCTAACGGCCATTAAAGAGATTCCTCTTAAGGCCCATCGTTATATTACATATGAGTATCTTTTAATCGATCAATATAATGATCGTGCCGAAGATGTCGATGCACTTTTAAAGCTACTCCCTAAGAAAGTATCAAAAGTGAATTTGATTCCTTTCAATGAGTATCCCGAGTCTAACTTTAAGCGCCCGAGTGTAAGTCGTATCAATTGGTTTAAAAATCAACTCGATAATGGTGGAATCACGACGACAATTCGTACGACAAAGGGGAGTGATATCTTAGCTGCCTGCGGCCAGCTTAAGAGTGAGCTTGAAAAAGATCTAAATCTTTGGAAGTAA
- a CDS encoding TonB family protein gives MRVIGKAIKVDVVAMPKMTYQELKKMVPPPQEKVEVIKEKAKETGGSDKAVLEKAAKQKSLKDMLSKFANRNVKTDTKAKSKAKPKQKVVEDTTDYSNIIAAGNKLSEGSSYTGTGSAQAQGDFDNYVISVMEAVRKHWRLPAYLANLELSCHVQVFINSQGKLLEYKIIKSSGNAEYDSKAVGSIRAVGSFPRPKKEITNRLVAGELVLAFPI, from the coding sequence GTGCGTGTAATTGGAAAGGCCATTAAGGTTGATGTTGTGGCCATGCCAAAAATGACTTATCAAGAGCTAAAAAAAATGGTTCCTCCGCCTCAAGAAAAAGTTGAAGTGATTAAGGAAAAGGCAAAGGAGACAGGTGGAAGCGATAAGGCCGTTCTTGAAAAAGCGGCAAAGCAGAAGTCTTTAAAAGATATGCTGTCAAAATTTGCGAATCGTAACGTAAAAACAGATACGAAAGCGAAATCAAAAGCAAAGCCTAAGCAAAAGGTCGTTGAAGATACAACTGACTATAGCAACATTATTGCAGCTGGAAATAAGTTAAGTGAGGGGTCCTCTTATACAGGAACTGGTAGCGCCCAGGCACAAGGTGACTTTGACAATTATGTTATCTCTGTAATGGAAGCCGTTAGAAAGCACTGGAGACTTCCAGCGTATCTAGCGAATCTTGAATTATCTTGTCACGTTCAGGTTTTCATCAATTCACAGGGTAAATTATTAGAATATAAAATTATAAAATCGAGTGGGAATGCGGAATATGATAGCAAGGCCGTGGGATCAATACGCGCGGTAGGCTCATTTCCTCGTCCGAAGAAAGAAATTACTAATAGGCTAGTGGCAGGTGAACTCGTTCTTGCCTTTCCTATATAG
- a CDS encoding endonuclease/exonuclease/phosphatase family protein, translating to MKKISLLITSLLLLQGHALAGNNMANLIYKVPAKNKILSTKGSLNCFDCKMPSKFTVTIWNMYKGKEDSWSADYLKLASESEIILGQEFLLQGEMKDVLSNANRENILATSFYDTNGQATGVFTSSTVKAVSKQAFQSSDREPIVNTPKLALISKYPADNGQIITFINIHALNFVGIQPFTIQIATLLSAIKDNAGPVIFAGDFNTNAPTKTLIMNMLFKKEGFKQARYTGRDDRMTFLGQPLDHIWYRGLNLIEARVLGEIEGSDHKPMQAEFELID from the coding sequence ATGAAAAAAATTAGCCTATTAATAACTTCCCTACTTCTACTTCAAGGCCATGCCCTGGCCGGAAATAATATGGCCAACCTGATTTATAAAGTTCCGGCAAAAAATAAAATACTTTCAACAAAAGGCTCTCTTAACTGTTTCGATTGTAAAATGCCCTCTAAATTTACAGTCACCATTTGGAATATGTATAAAGGTAAAGAAGATTCTTGGTCAGCAGATTATTTAAAATTAGCTAGTGAGAGTGAAATCATCCTTGGACAGGAGTTCTTACTTCAAGGTGAAATGAAGGACGTCTTATCTAATGCTAATCGCGAAAATATTTTGGCAACTTCATTTTATGATACGAATGGACAAGCAACTGGAGTTTTTACAAGCTCAACAGTAAAGGCCGTAAGTAAACAAGCCTTTCAAAGTAGCGACCGTGAGCCTATAGTTAATACACCAAAACTAGCGCTAATTTCAAAATACCCTGCTGATAATGGACAAATCATTACATTTATAAATATCCATGCTCTTAACTTTGTGGGAATCCAACCTTTCACAATTCAAATTGCAACACTTCTTAGTGCAATTAAAGATAATGCAGGACCAGTTATATTTGCAGGAGATTTCAACACAAATGCTCCGACAAAAACTCTCATAATGAATATGTTATTTAAGAAAGAAGGCTTCAAACAGGCCCGATATACTGGCAGAGATGATCGCATGACTTTTCTAGGACAACCTCTTGATCATATTTGGTATCGAGGGCTAAATCTTATTGAAGCAAGAGTTCTTGGTGAAATCGAAGGCTCCGATCACAAACCTATGCAGGCAGAGTTCGAGCTAATTGATTAA
- a CDS encoding endonuclease/exonuclease/phosphatase family protein, with the protein MKKLMISLAVALFATPSLAQEKLVHKIPSEDKIIQVKQGLSCHDCPFPNEFKLTVWNMYKGKKDSWQIDFEELMNESDILLGQEFSFKGKMKERLFNPEDEEIILATSFISWGKHNTGVTNISKYPTIQITPLRSKVREPFIRTPKLSLASQYKLEDGRSITFINIHAINFVKKKSLKKQINQVVNYIRTTNGPVVFAGDFNTNSKSKIKMMRNILSSEGFQEVKYTGEDDRMKWLGNKLDYIWYRDLELISAKVRGDVEGSDHKPLQASFRIPIE; encoded by the coding sequence ATGAAAAAGCTTATGATAAGCTTAGCCGTTGCTTTATTTGCAACTCCATCACTTGCCCAAGAAAAGCTCGTACACAAAATACCAAGCGAAGATAAAATCATTCAAGTTAAACAAGGACTTTCTTGTCATGATTGCCCATTTCCTAATGAATTCAAACTGACGGTTTGGAATATGTATAAAGGCAAGAAAGATAGTTGGCAAATAGACTTTGAAGAATTAATGAATGAAAGTGATATTCTTCTAGGACAAGAATTTAGCTTTAAAGGAAAAATGAAAGAGCGTCTCTTTAATCCGGAAGATGAAGAGATTATTCTTGCAACTTCATTTATTAGTTGGGGTAAGCACAATACTGGTGTAACTAATATTTCTAAATATCCAACGATTCAGATAACTCCTCTACGAAGTAAAGTGAGAGAACCATTTATTCGCACACCAAAACTATCTCTTGCAAGTCAGTATAAACTTGAAGACGGTAGGAGTATTACTTTTATCAATATTCACGCTATTAATTTTGTAAAAAAGAAGTCTTTAAAAAAACAAATCAATCAAGTCGTTAATTACATTAGAACAACAAACGGTCCAGTCGTCTTTGCCGGTGACTTCAATACCAACTCTAAATCTAAAATAAAAATGATGAGAAATATTCTAAGCAGTGAAGGCTTTCAGGAAGTTAAATATACTGGTGAAGATGATCGTATGAAATGGCTTGGTAATAAACTTGATTATATATGGTATCGCGACCTTGAGCTAATTAGCGCTAAGGTTCGCGGAGATGTAGAAGGCTCAGATCATAAGCCTTTACAAGCAAGTTTCAGAATTCCTATCGAATAA
- a CDS encoding biopolymer transporter ExbD: protein MGMNSGGNGDGPVSEINVTPLVDVMLVLLVIFMITAPLMLNGIELTLPKTKEVNVMSLNSSQVVLSFTNSEEYYVGKDKILLSELITVLSNKLKETKSQTLFLRADYQLEYGKVAKLMSYLKSNNINDIALVTELEDK, encoded by the coding sequence ATGGGTATGAATTCTGGTGGTAATGGAGATGGACCGGTATCAGAGATCAACGTAACACCACTTGTTGATGTTATGTTAGTTCTACTTGTTATCTTCATGATTACAGCGCCCTTGATGTTAAATGGGATTGAACTTACTTTACCAAAAACGAAAGAAGTAAATGTCATGAGCTTAAACTCTTCTCAGGTTGTTTTAAGTTTTACAAATTCAGAAGAGTATTATGTTGGAAAGGATAAAATCCTATTAAGTGAGCTAATTACAGTACTTTCAAATAAGTTAAAGGAGACTAAATCACAGACTCTTTTCCTTAGAGCTGACTATCAGCTTGAATACGGTAAGGTAGCAAAGCTTATGTCTTATTTAAAATCAAATAATATAAATGATATTGCTCTGGTAACAGAGTTAGAGGATAAGTAG
- a CDS encoding lipopolysaccharide assembly protein LapB — protein sequence MKYLLLLLLSTSVFAAKFNVKSDPSDCDVYVIDKNGKRVSLGKTPYETDVETMQTNYGANGPVQIEVFKPGFEPYSLSVPMLAKSDIDISANLKVEKDIELAQDFDFLVGDLFDVLRLMRGKNFDLAFAKLEKLEAKFPHFSIIHEMKGSISYMKKDFKNSLAFYRKAFGINPKNREAYKMKIYLEKKFNVSKNEGGK from the coding sequence ATGAAGTACTTATTATTACTACTACTATCTACATCTGTATTTGCTGCTAAGTTTAATGTTAAGTCTGATCCTAGTGATTGTGATGTCTATGTTATTGATAAAAATGGAAAAAGAGTTTCTCTTGGGAAAACTCCTTATGAAACTGATGTCGAAACAATGCAAACCAATTATGGAGCAAATGGTCCAGTACAAATTGAAGTATTCAAGCCAGGCTTCGAGCCTTACAGTTTGTCAGTTCCAATGCTTGCGAAATCAGATATTGATATTAGTGCTAATTTAAAAGTTGAAAAAGATATCGAACTAGCACAAGACTTCGATTTCCTAGTAGGTGATTTATTTGACGTACTAAGGCTTATGAGAGGTAAGAACTTCGACCTAGCTTTTGCAAAATTAGAAAAGCTAGAAGCAAAATTTCCTCATTTTTCAATTATTCACGAAATGAAGGGCTCTATTTCTTATATGAAGAAAGACTTTAAAAACTCTCTTGCTTTTTATCGTAAAGCATTTGGGATTAATCCAAAGAATAGAGAAGCCTATAAAATGAAGATTTACTTAGAAAAGAAATTTAATGTTTCTAAGAATGAAGGAGGTAAATAA
- a CDS encoding acyl-CoA dehydrogenase family protein has product MWYFTEEEKQIQKMCRDFARQELAPVAEKHDTEESFNMDAFKKMGEIGVLGITADPEYGGAGMGALAATIVMEEFGKACASSTLSYLAHSILCVNNIENNASKEQKEKYLPKLITGEHIGCMGMSEPEYGSDAVGIQTKAEKKDDHYLLNGTKMWITNAQYADIAYVYTRTGKERKNLSTFILEKDKGHFDFGSPIHKMGMRASPTGELIFDNAKVGLEQLVGNEGDSIYHMMKNLEIERITIAGISLGIAQACVDQCIKYANERSQFGKTIGEYQMIQKMIAEMATETEMMRNFLYNVAYRYDQGEKGPVVAAQVKLAIPKMATKIALDAIQLHGGYGYSREFPVERMMRDNKLNEIGAGTNEVMIMIIAKNLLAQARM; this is encoded by the coding sequence ATGTGGTATTTCACAGAGGAAGAAAAACAAATCCAAAAAATGTGTCGTGACTTTGCAAGACAAGAACTAGCTCCTGTTGCAGAAAAGCATGATACTGAAGAAAGTTTCAATATGGATGCTTTCAAAAAAATGGGTGAAATCGGAGTTCTTGGAATAACTGCTGATCCTGAATATGGTGGTGCTGGAATGGGTGCACTTGCCGCAACTATCGTTATGGAAGAATTTGGAAAAGCATGTGCTTCTTCAACTCTTTCTTACCTTGCCCACTCTATCCTTTGTGTTAATAATATTGAAAATAACGCGTCTAAAGAACAAAAAGAAAAATACCTTCCAAAACTAATCACTGGTGAGCATATCGGTTGTATGGGTATGTCTGAACCAGAATATGGATCAGATGCTGTAGGTATTCAAACAAAAGCTGAGAAAAAAGATGACCACTACCTTCTAAATGGAACGAAGATGTGGATCACAAATGCACAATATGCAGATATTGCTTACGTATACACAAGAACAGGTAAAGAGAGAAAAAATCTTTCAACATTCATTCTTGAAAAAGACAAAGGTCACTTTGACTTTGGAAGCCCAATTCACAAGATGGGTATGCGTGCATCGCCTACAGGTGAGCTAATCTTTGACAACGCTAAAGTAGGTCTAGAGCAACTTGTTGGCAACGAAGGTGATTCAATTTACCACATGATGAAAAACCTTGAGATCGAAAGAATCACAATCGCTGGTATCTCTCTTGGTATCGCACAAGCTTGTGTTGATCAGTGTATTAAATATGCAAACGAAAGATCACAATTTGGAAAAACTATTGGTGAGTACCAAATGATCCAAAAAATGATTGCGGAAATGGCAACTGAAACTGAGATGATGAGAAACTTCCTATACAACGTAGCTTACCGTTACGATCAAGGAGAAAAAGGTCCAGTAGTTGCTGCACAAGTAAAATTAGCTATTCCAAAGATGGCAACTAAAATTGCACTTGATGCGATCCAACTTCACGGTGGATATGGTTATTCAAGAGAATTCCCGGTAGAGCGTATGATGAGAGATAATAAGCTTAACGAAATCGGAGCGGGAACAAATGAGGTAATGATTATGATTATTGCCAAAAATCTTCTAGCACAAGCAAGAATGTAA
- a CDS encoding SH3 domain-containing protein translates to MRIFVVFFLLLPAFAQTKAQSTSEQKKTIYYVQSVYSQLHQNPSKFSRVLSTFECGQPFYVLSSPISEFYQVEYSNYKGFMSTNVLAQTKPSSCWQDMYRRFFDQIDIGVTEIHYWGRLQDLLIKGESK, encoded by the coding sequence ATGAGAATATTTGTAGTATTTTTTCTTCTTCTACCGGCCTTTGCTCAAACTAAGGCTCAGTCTACTAGTGAGCAGAAGAAGACGATTTACTACGTGCAGTCAGTTTATTCTCAACTGCATCAAAACCCATCAAAGTTCTCACGAGTACTTTCTACATTTGAGTGTGGACAACCTTTTTATGTATTAAGTTCACCAATCTCAGAGTTCTATCAAGTAGAGTATTCGAATTATAAAGGCTTTATGAGTACTAATGTTTTGGCGCAGACAAAACCAAGTAGCTGCTGGCAAGATATGTATCGACGATTTTTTGATCAAATTGATATCGGTGTTACTGAAATACATTACTGGGGAAGGCTTCAAGACCTTCTTATTAAAGGGGAGAGTAAGTAA
- the sppA gene encoding signal peptide peptidase SppA has translation MSKSKSKDRAVIGLMAMVAVFFVVLILFSAYTVTIFKGNNDLASSSKKSKDKIALIEVEGVIMDAKKTIQLLHRAEADESVKGIILRVNSPGGAVAPTQEIYQEILRIRGAGSYAEVTKNPKPIYASFSSIAASGGYYIGAATEKICSSPGTLTGSIGVIMQFVDLSELYKFAMVNPQTIKAGRYKDIGQPNRSMTKEERALMTEMTLDVHKQFKDDVAAQRSERITVEIDEVAQGQVFSGAQAKKLGLVDDLVGLWPCARQLHAKLELEGDLNLSEMKIKKKANFFSILEDLEDVKGAVKNFVKANSSTTLMYK, from the coding sequence TTGTCGAAATCAAAATCAAAAGATCGTGCGGTCATAGGCCTTATGGCAATGGTTGCAGTTTTCTTTGTCGTATTAATTTTATTTTCCGCTTATACGGTAACAATTTTCAAAGGAAATAATGATCTTGCTTCGTCGAGTAAGAAGTCTAAGGATAAGATTGCTCTGATTGAGGTAGAAGGTGTCATCATGGACGCGAAGAAGACTATTCAACTTCTTCATCGTGCAGAAGCTGATGAATCGGTAAAGGGAATTATCCTAAGAGTTAACTCACCGGGTGGAGCTGTTGCACCTACTCAAGAAATCTATCAAGAAATTTTAAGAATTAGAGGAGCGGGAAGTTACGCTGAAGTAACAAAGAATCCAAAGCCAATCTATGCTTCTTTCTCTTCGATTGCTGCAAGTGGTGGTTACTATATTGGTGCGGCAACAGAGAAGATTTGTTCATCACCAGGAACTCTTACTGGTTCAATTGGTGTGATCATGCAATTTGTTGACCTTTCTGAATTATATAAATTCGCCATGGTTAACCCACAAACAATTAAGGCCGGACGCTACAAAGATATTGGTCAACCAAATCGCTCAATGACAAAGGAAGAAAGAGCTCTTATGACTGAGATGACTCTTGATGTTCATAAGCAATTTAAAGACGATGTAGCAGCACAGCGTAGTGAAAGAATCACAGTAGAAATAGATGAGGTTGCTCAAGGTCAAGTTTTCTCAGGTGCACAAGCTAAGAAGCTTGGACTTGTCGATGATCTTGTTGGACTTTGGCCATGTGCTCGCCAACTTCATGCAAAACTTGAACTAGAAGGGGACTTAAACCTTTCAGAAATGAAGATTAAAAAGAAAGCTAATTTCTTTTCAATTTTAGAAGATTTAGAAGATGTTAAAGGGGCCGTTAAAAACTTTGTTAAGGCTAACAGCTCGACAACATTAATGTACAAATAA